From the Lathyrus oleraceus cultivar Zhongwan6 chromosome 4, CAAS_Psat_ZW6_1.0, whole genome shotgun sequence genome, one window contains:
- the LOC127137206 gene encoding uncharacterized protein LOC127137206, with protein MIASIKNLEVQIGQITQQIASSRTPGSLPSEIIQNPRNPKNVNVVTTRSKKDAKYEKVIPPENPTEEKNKKETKPVIKLPYHMRATKKEPRETDFEKFMTMFKKIETHIPFLEALERMPMYIKFMEEKNPGAVTVSCTIKERTFKKVLIDSGASMSLMPLSIYHRLGIENVSDTRTNLKFADHSIKNTYGIAEGVLLTIGELNFPIDFVIIDIPEDEETPIIIGRPFMRTS; from the exons ATGATCGCttccataaaaaatcttgaagttcagatAGGTCAGATAACACAACAAatagcaagttctcgaacaccaggttccttaccaagtgaaatAATACAAAATCCAAGAAATCCTAAGAATGTTAATGTTGTCACGACAAGAAGTAAGAAGGATGCTAAATATGAAAAAGTTATACCACCCGAAAATCCAactgaagagaaaaataaaaaggaGACTAAACCTGTGATTAAGTTACCATATCATATGAGAGCAACAAAGAAGGAACCTAGAGAGACAGACTTTGAAAAATTCATGACAATGTTCAAGAAGATAGAGACTCATATACCTTTTCTTGAAGCACTCGAGCGAATGCCGATGTACATaaaattcatggaagag AAGAATCCTGGAGCAGTCACAGTCTCATGCACTATAAAAGAGAGAACTTTCAAAAAGGTACTCATTGATTCTGGAGCTAGTATGAgtctgatgccattatcaatctaCCACAGGTTAGGTATTGAAAATGTTAGTGATACAAGGACAAATCTGAAGTTTGCAGATCACTCGATAAAGAATACATATGGGATAGCAGAAGGCGTGCTGCTAACAATAGGGGAATTGAATTTTCCTATTGATTTTGTGATTatagacatacctgaagatgaaGAGACACCTATCATTATTGGTCGACCATTCATGCGGACAAGTTGA